One genomic window of Mucilaginibacter sp. SJ includes the following:
- a CDS encoding DUF2461 domain-containing protein: protein MSQLILPASTFDFMKQLKQNNNRDWFAQHKEAYQQQLELMEAFTAGLLNLLNTHDVIETPGAKKVLHRIYRDIRFSKDKTPFKTNWSGNFKRAGKHRRGGYYFHLEPGNTFIAGGFWAPDTPDLKRIRDDIAFDASPLKQIVGSKEFTKTFGVLKGEQLKTAPKGYAADHEAIELLRYKQFLVRRRFTDEEALSPDFIIKASDTFKNMRPFFDYMSDVLTANVNGEEED, encoded by the coding sequence ATGAGCCAGCTAATACTACCCGCCTCCACCTTTGATTTTATGAAGCAACTGAAACAGAACAATAACCGCGACTGGTTTGCACAACATAAAGAGGCATATCAACAGCAGCTTGAACTTATGGAGGCTTTTACTGCCGGGCTATTGAACCTGCTCAATACACATGACGTTATCGAAACGCCCGGCGCAAAAAAGGTCCTGCACCGCATTTACCGCGATATCCGCTTTTCGAAAGATAAAACGCCTTTTAAAACTAACTGGAGCGGGAATTTTAAACGGGCGGGCAAGCATCGCCGTGGCGGTTATTATTTTCACCTGGAACCGGGCAATACATTTATAGCAGGTGGCTTTTGGGCCCCGGATACGCCCGATCTTAAGCGGATCCGCGATGATATCGCTTTTGATGCCTCGCCGTTGAAGCAAATTGTCGGCAGTAAGGAGTTTACAAAAACTTTTGGCGTTTTAAAAGGCGAACAGCTGAAAACAGCCCCCAAAGGTTATGCTGCAGATCATGAAGCTATTGAGTTGCTGCGTTATAAACAGTTTTTAGTAAGACGACGCTTTACCGATGAGGAGGCTTTAAGCCCGGACTTCATCATAAAGGCTTCTGATACCTTTAAAAATATGCGCCCCTTTTTTGATTATATGAGTGATGTGCTCACTGCAAATGTAAATGGGGAGGAAGAGGACTGA
- a CDS encoding NIPSNAP family protein, translated as MKRRSFVKSTLLTGVTATVLPAMSKATETSPKAAEYYELRVYNLKNSEQQKLVEDFLKDTAIPAFNRLGVKHVGVFTEMKPEGQTRLFVLMQFNSLAHFATVTDSFAGDAELQAKGAAYLNAPAATPAYERIESSLLKAFVHMPHLEVLENKTRIFELRQYQSATEAAGKKKIEMFNDEGEIDVFKRLGFKPVFWGETVIGSERPNLTYMITFDDLDAKNAHWKAFGSDPQWKKISAMPEYADALLVSKITSTMLVPAAYSQI; from the coding sequence ATGAAAAGGCGCTCCTTCGTTAAATCAACCCTGTTAACCGGTGTTACCGCAACTGTTTTACCTGCCATGAGCAAAGCTACAGAAACTTCTCCCAAAGCTGCCGAATACTATGAACTAAGGGTATACAACCTTAAAAATTCGGAACAGCAAAAACTGGTAGAGGATTTCCTGAAAGATACCGCTATACCGGCCTTCAACCGGTTAGGTGTAAAACATGTAGGGGTATTTACCGAAATGAAACCTGAAGGCCAAACCAGGCTTTTTGTGCTGATGCAGTTTAACAGTCTTGCCCATTTCGCAACGGTGACCGATAGTTTCGCCGGCGATGCAGAACTGCAGGCCAAAGGCGCTGCTTACCTTAATGCCCCGGCCGCCACCCCTGCTTATGAACGGATAGAAAGTTCTTTGTTAAAAGCATTTGTACACATGCCGCATCTGGAAGTACTCGAAAATAAAACGAGGATCTTTGAGTTGAGGCAGTATCAAAGCGCAACTGAAGCCGCAGGTAAAAAGAAGATTGAAATGTTTAATGATGAAGGCGAAATAGATGTATTTAAACGCCTCGGTTTCAAGCCCGTTTTTTGGGGCGAAACCGTAATAGGTTCAGAAAGGCCTAATCTTACTTATATGATCACCTTTGATGACCTTGATGCAAAAAACGCGCACTGGAAAGCTTTTGGTAGTGATCCGCAATGGAAAAAAATCAGTGCTATGCCCGAATATGCCGATGCGCTGCTGGTGAGCAAAATAACATCAACTATGCTGGTTCCTGCAGCATATTCGCAGATATAA
- a CDS encoding GH92 family glycosyl hydrolase has product MRRLLTALLIGTAVYSQAQTKTEKLVDYVNPIIGTQRMGHTYPGATVPFGMVQLSPETDTAGYEKDGHYNPDVYKYCAGYQYDDKTIVGFSHTHFSGTGHSDLGDFLIMPTVGALKLNPGVADKTGSGYRSGFSHQNEVSGANYYKVKLDANNITAELTTTARVGFHQYTFPKSDQSHIILDLMAGIYNYPDKNVWTYVKVVNDSTVVGYRQTNGWARTRTLYFAMAFSKPFYQHGYKKYDKREVYGGFWGKFNQTKNFPEIAGRQIRSYFDFKTEEGEKIKIKFAISPVSMDGALNNMRTEAPGWDFDKVKNDGQQLWEQELHKIEIVGSKETKLNFYTSMYHTMINPTLYMDADGQYKGLDQNAHKADGFTNYTTFSLWDTYRALHPLFNIIEPKRNADMIQSMLAHFDQSPEHMLPVWSNSGNENWCMSGYHSVAVIADAVIKGNVNFDANKALDACVATARHRDYEGIGEYMDKGYIPDEKSGVSVSSTLEYAFDDWAIAQLAKKLNRNDIYEEFIKRSGNYKNVYDPAVGFMRPKLANGSFRTKFDPLSTINEGFIEGNSWNYTLFAPQDPESLIKLMGGDKRFVRYLDSLFTMNLPDKYFAETEDITRDGIIGNYVHGNEPSHHVAYLYNWTNKPWKTQERVRMILPMMYKPTPDGLGGNDDTGQMSAWYIFTSLGFYPVAPGSDQYSIGSPAVDHAVINLDNGKKFTINVKNQSAKNVYVQKMVLNGKPLDKLCISHDEIMNGGEITFYMSAKHK; this is encoded by the coding sequence ATGAGAAGATTACTTACAGCATTATTAATAGGTACGGCCGTTTATAGCCAGGCTCAAACCAAAACAGAAAAGCTGGTTGATTATGTTAATCCTATTATAGGTACGCAACGCATGGGGCATACCTATCCCGGAGCAACGGTACCTTTTGGTATGGTGCAATTAAGCCCCGAAACAGACACTGCCGGTTATGAAAAGGACGGTCATTACAATCCGGATGTATATAAATATTGTGCAGGATATCAGTATGACGATAAAACGATAGTAGGCTTTAGTCATACCCACTTCAGCGGTACCGGTCACTCAGATTTGGGCGACTTTTTAATTATGCCAACCGTTGGTGCTTTGAAACTCAATCCGGGTGTGGCCGATAAAACCGGTAGCGGCTACCGTTCGGGGTTTTCGCACCAGAATGAGGTTAGCGGGGCCAACTATTATAAAGTAAAACTTGACGCTAATAATATTACTGCCGAGCTAACTACCACAGCAAGAGTTGGTTTTCATCAATATACTTTCCCCAAGTCTGATCAGTCGCACATTATACTCGACCTCATGGCCGGAATCTATAACTACCCCGACAAAAACGTATGGACTTACGTTAAAGTTGTTAACGATTCAACAGTTGTAGGCTACCGTCAAACCAATGGCTGGGCCCGCACACGTACCTTATACTTCGCGATGGCATTTTCAAAGCCATTTTATCAGCATGGATATAAAAAATATGACAAGCGTGAGGTGTACGGTGGTTTCTGGGGTAAATTCAATCAAACCAAAAACTTCCCTGAAATTGCAGGCAGGCAAATCCGCAGTTACTTCGACTTTAAAACCGAAGAAGGGGAGAAGATCAAAATTAAGTTTGCCATATCTCCTGTAAGTATGGACGGTGCGCTGAATAATATGCGTACCGAAGCACCGGGTTGGGATTTTGATAAGGTAAAAAATGACGGCCAGCAGCTTTGGGAACAGGAACTGCATAAAATAGAGATTGTCGGAAGTAAAGAAACCAAACTGAATTTCTACACCTCTATGTACCATACCATGATCAACCCGACTTTGTACATGGATGCCGACGGACAGTACAAGGGGCTTGATCAAAATGCACACAAAGCCGATGGTTTTACTAACTACACTACATTTTCGCTTTGGGATACTTACAGGGCATTACACCCGCTGTTCAATATCATTGAGCCGAAACGTAACGCGGATATGATCCAGTCGATGTTGGCGCACTTTGATCAAAGCCCGGAGCATATGCTGCCGGTATGGTCAAACTCGGGTAACGAAAACTGGTGTATGAGCGGTTACCATAGCGTTGCTGTAATTGCCGATGCTGTAATAAAAGGTAATGTGAATTTTGATGCTAATAAAGCACTTGATGCCTGTGTTGCCACAGCCCGTCACCGCGATTATGAAGGGATTGGCGAGTATATGGATAAAGGATACATCCCCGATGAAAAAAGCGGTGTATCAGTGTCTTCAACCCTCGAATATGCTTTTGATGACTGGGCTATTGCTCAGCTTGCTAAAAAACTGAACAGGAATGACATTTACGAGGAATTCATTAAACGCTCGGGAAATTATAAAAACGTTTATGACCCTGCAGTTGGTTTTATGCGCCCAAAACTGGCCAATGGTTCATTCAGGACTAAGTTTGATCCGTTAAGCACCATTAACGAAGGTTTTATTGAAGGTAACAGTTGGAACTATACATTGTTCGCGCCGCAGGATCCCGAAAGCCTGATCAAACTGATGGGTGGCGATAAGCGCTTTGTACGTTACCTGGATTCATTGTTTACCATGAACCTGCCTGATAAATATTTTGCCGAAACAGAAGATATCACCCGCGACGGTATTATCGGTAACTATGTGCATGGTAACGAACCATCGCACCACGTAGCCTACCTGTACAACTGGACAAATAAGCCATGGAAAACACAGGAGCGCGTACGCATGATTTTACCAATGATGTACAAACCAACTCCTGATGGTTTAGGTGGCAACGACGATACCGGCCAGATGAGTGCCTGGTATATATTTACGTCCCTTGGTTTTTACCCAGTTGCTCCGGGTTCAGATCAATATTCAATCGGTAGCCCGGCTGTTGACCATGCGGTGATCAATCTGGATAACGGTAAAAAGTTTACCATCAATGTAAAAAATCAGAGCGCTAAAAACGTTTATGTGCAAAAGATGGTGTTAAACGGCAAGCCGCTTGATAAGCTATGCATCAGTCATGACGAGATCATGAATGGCGGCGAGATTACTTTTTATATGAGCGCGAAGCATAAGTAG
- a CDS encoding basic secretory protein-like protein translates to MKKIFIFSLFLISGLFMGLNAHAQEVFKQKDYQVTFISKDAAFGTDLKERLIKTFFEVYPKLAKEYNKKTSKKVTFVIDTAYDGVAATGNDTVVFSAKYMTKHPGDIDVVTHEVMHIVQAYGNSDGPGWLTEGIADYARFKFGVDNAGAKWALPAFKSTQNYDNAYRVTARFLVWAEKNAKPDLVKILDKQLREHTFTNESWKNLTGKTVDELWAAYALNPAV, encoded by the coding sequence ATGAAAAAAATATTTATTTTCTCACTATTCTTAATTTCGGGCTTGTTCATGGGATTGAATGCCCATGCGCAGGAAGTTTTTAAACAAAAGGACTATCAGGTAACTTTTATCAGCAAGGATGCCGCGTTTGGCACAGATTTGAAAGAGAGGCTGATCAAAACCTTTTTTGAAGTGTATCCAAAGCTTGCAAAGGAGTACAACAAAAAAACATCTAAAAAAGTAACGTTTGTTATCGATACTGCTTATGACGGCGTGGCTGCTACCGGTAATGACACTGTAGTGTTCAGCGCGAAATACATGACCAAACATCCGGGCGATATTGATGTGGTTACCCACGAAGTAATGCACATTGTACAGGCTTATGGCAACAGCGATGGCCCCGGATGGTTAACCGAAGGGATTGCCGATTATGCCCGGTTTAAATTTGGAGTAGACAACGCCGGGGCCAAATGGGCATTACCAGCATTTAAGTCAACCCAAAACTATGATAATGCATATCGCGTAACTGCACGCTTTTTGGTATGGGCAGAAAAAAACGCAAAGCCCGATCTGGTAAAAATACTTGATAAGCAACTGCGTGAGCATACTTTCACCAACGAGAGTTGGAAAAACCTAACAGGTAAAACAGTGGATGAATTGTGGGCCGCTTATGCTTTAAATCCCGCGGTTTAA
- a CDS encoding LacI family DNA-binding transcriptional regulator, translated as MMKKKISIKDIAKLTDTSITTVSFVLNGKGRISKEISKKILDVAQKNGYEPNRMAVGLRTGVSKVIGLIVESIGGPFFGEMAKVIEEEAEKDGYRIIYCSTNNNLQKGKDMIRMLSQQLVDGYIITPMKGLEKDIQNLVDNEKPVVLIDGYFPGTSIPHVLVDNYASAYNAVDCFVRSGYKNIGMVTADLGLIQLNDRSLGYKAALKDNNLKESSKMVLKVPFDMDKNEGVEAVKAFIEKQKQMDAVFFTTNYLGTMGLQAIKDLKLSIPDDLAVISFDDNEVFSLYPPGITTIQQPTYDIAKSAIDILMAQINTHKLDASKIDLKIPSKLIERGSTLSKATA; from the coding sequence ATGATGAAAAAAAAGATATCCATTAAGGATATAGCCAAACTTACCGATACGTCAATAACTACTGTTTCATTTGTTTTAAATGGCAAGGGCCGTATTAGCAAAGAGATCAGTAAGAAGATATTGGATGTGGCCCAAAAAAATGGTTATGAACCTAATCGTATGGCGGTTGGTTTACGTACGGGTGTTTCAAAAGTCATCGGGCTGATAGTGGAGAGTATTGGCGGGCCGTTTTTTGGAGAGATGGCAAAGGTTATTGAAGAGGAGGCTGAAAAAGACGGCTATCGTATTATTTATTGCAGCACCAATAATAACTTGCAAAAAGGTAAGGATATGATCAGGATGCTGAGCCAGCAACTGGTTGATGGTTATATTATTACCCCGATGAAAGGGCTGGAAAAAGATATCCAGAACCTGGTTGATAATGAAAAGCCGGTAGTGCTCATTGATGGATATTTCCCGGGGACAAGCATCCCCCATGTCCTGGTTGATAATTATGCAAGCGCTTACAACGCTGTTGATTGTTTTGTACGATCGGGATATAAAAATATCGGGATGGTAACTGCCGACCTCGGGCTGATCCAGCTAAACGATAGGAGCCTGGGCTACAAAGCTGCTTTAAAAGATAATAACCTGAAAGAGAGCAGTAAGATGGTTTTAAAGGTCCCCTTTGATATGGACAAGAATGAGGGGGTGGAGGCTGTTAAAGCATTTATTGAAAAGCAAAAACAAATGGATGCTGTTTTCTTTACCACCAATTATTTGGGTACCATGGGTTTGCAGGCCATCAAAGATCTTAAGCTTAGTATCCCGGATGATTTGGCCGTGATAAGTTTTGATGATAATGAAGTGTTTAGTCTATACCCGCCGGGTATTACTACCATACAACAACCTACTTACGACATTGCAAAATCGGCAATTGATATTTTAATGGCACAGATCAATACCCACAAACTCGATGCTTCAAAAATTGATCTGAAGATCCCGTCGAAACTTATTGAGCGGGGATCGACCCTGTCGAAGGCCACAGCGTGA
- a CDS encoding APC family permease, which yields MSITPKLNRFDLSMIVVSLVIGMGIFAAPAEVAKNSSTPLLYFGAWLLGGAVSLCGALTFAEIGARYPTTGGFYKIFSYCFHPAFAFMINWVLVISNAASVAAVALIGAEYINPIIMPQSLQNDAGIKIMTITSVVVLYIINYLGIKMSARTQNVLTLFKIGMILILCAAVFKGNINTTKEVIAYHNNNNISAFGISLVAVFFTYGGYQQTINFGGDIINPKINIPKAIFFGIATVISLYMLINFAYYSVLGISGLQQKTTLAATLAGVLFGAAGYKIVSLLMFVSVLAFVNVNIMANPRVYYAMAEDGILPARFKRVNSQTQVQEFGLSFFVGAVLIVLFFANSFQTILNYVMFFDTIGLSTAAITIFILRRKTKHLNNTGIYIMKWYPVIPAIFITTYWFVTISIFIENPQAALICICAFIAGLIIYYITKRSQKPNTIF from the coding sequence ATGAGTATAACGCCGAAACTCAACCGCTTTGATCTTTCAATGATTGTTGTGAGCCTCGTAATTGGCATGGGCATTTTTGCGGCACCGGCAGAAGTAGCAAAAAACTCAAGCACACCTCTTTTGTATTTCGGGGCCTGGCTGCTTGGCGGAGCGGTAAGCCTGTGCGGGGCGCTCACTTTTGCCGAAATTGGTGCCCGCTACCCTACCACCGGTGGCTTTTACAAGATTTTTTCGTACTGCTTTCACCCGGCTTTTGCCTTTATGATCAATTGGGTGCTGGTAATAAGCAATGCGGCCTCTGTTGCTGCCGTGGCGCTTATAGGCGCGGAATACATTAACCCCATTATTATGCCACAAAGCCTGCAAAACGATGCGGGCATCAAAATCATGACCATAACTTCCGTGGTTGTTTTATATATTATCAACTACCTGGGCATTAAAATGAGTGCCCGTACTCAAAACGTACTCACACTTTTTAAAATTGGCATGATCCTGATTTTGTGTGCGGCAGTATTTAAAGGTAACATCAATACTACCAAAGAAGTTATCGCATATCATAATAATAACAATATAAGTGCGTTCGGAATAAGTTTGGTAGCTGTATTTTTCACCTATGGCGGGTACCAGCAAACTATAAATTTTGGAGGCGATATTATAAACCCGAAGATCAATATCCCCAAGGCTATATTTTTTGGAATAGCTACCGTGATATCATTATACATGCTTATCAACTTTGCCTATTATTCTGTTTTAGGCATCAGTGGGCTTCAGCAAAAAACAACGTTAGCGGCAACACTTGCCGGGGTTTTATTTGGTGCAGCCGGCTATAAAATAGTATCGCTGCTTATGTTTGTTTCGGTACTGGCTTTCGTCAACGTTAATATTATGGCCAATCCGCGTGTTTATTATGCCATGGCCGAAGACGGTATATTACCCGCTCGCTTTAAACGTGTAAACAGCCAAACCCAGGTACAAGAGTTTGGATTGAGCTTTTTTGTAGGCGCGGTGCTTATCGTTCTGTTTTTTGCCAATTCGTTTCAAACCATATTAAATTATGTGATGTTTTTTGATACCATTGGCCTTTCAACTGCAGCTATAACGATCTTCATTTTACGGCGCAAAACCAAACATCTCAATAATACCGGCATCTATATTATGAAGTGGTACCCTGTTATACCTGCCATATTTATTACTACTTATTGGTTTGTTACTATCAGCATTTTTATTGAAAACCCGCAGGCTGCTTTAATATGCATCTGTGCTTTTATTGCCGGCCTTATTATTTACTATATCACAAAACGAAGCCAAAAACCTAACACTATATTTTAA
- a CDS encoding trans-sulfuration enzyme family protein encodes MDLSFILNELGEERENYFNAVSPPIMQSSNFSFKDVAGLREAMSDEFESSLYSRGQNPTLNILRKKLAALDGAEDALLFSSGISAISVPILSLLKTGDHIIAVDNLYSWTIKLFKDFLPKFGITTTFIDGTVFENFEQAATPQTRLIYLESPNTFCYALQDIRKVTCFAKSRGITTMIDNSYCSPLYQQPISMGVDLVAQSATKYIGGHSDVVAGVLTGSKAILKKIFEHEFMNTGPALSPHSAWLLLRGLRTLPLRLQRSFESTKIITEWLASHPAIQDVIWPFSPKFNQADLVSQQMQGCGGLFSLILKHSSFSKIERFCNSLQHILLAVSWGGHESLVVPAIASFSEDEYSADNDHHQLIRMYIGLEDPQYLIADIKQALEK; translated from the coding sequence ATGGATTTGTCATTTATTTTAAATGAGCTTGGGGAGGAAAGAGAAAACTACTTTAACGCCGTTTCGCCGCCAATTATGCAATCAAGCAACTTCAGTTTTAAAGATGTTGCCGGGCTTAGGGAGGCAATGAGTGACGAATTTGAAAGTAGCCTGTACTCAAGGGGACAAAATCCGACACTTAATATCCTCAGGAAAAAGCTTGCCGCGTTAGACGGGGCTGAAGATGCCCTGTTATTTAGCAGCGGTATCAGCGCCATAAGCGTTCCTATTTTATCGCTGTTAAAAACAGGCGATCATATTATTGCGGTAGATAACCTATATAGTTGGACAATCAAGTTATTTAAAGACTTTCTACCCAAATTTGGTATCACTACAACGTTTATTGACGGAACGGTTTTTGAAAATTTTGAACAGGCAGCAACTCCGCAAACCCGCTTAATTTATTTGGAAAGCCCCAATACATTTTGCTATGCACTGCAGGACATCAGGAAAGTGACCTGCTTTGCCAAATCAAGGGGCATCACAACCATGATTGATAACAGCTACTGTAGTCCCCTTTATCAGCAGCCCATATCAATGGGGGTTGACCTTGTGGCGCAATCAGCTACCAAATATATTGGCGGCCATTCGGATGTTGTGGCAGGTGTGCTTACCGGCAGCAAGGCTATCCTTAAAAAAATCTTTGAGCACGAGTTCATGAATACCGGCCCAGCCCTGTCGCCCCATTCGGCATGGCTGCTTTTGCGGGGATTAAGAACGCTCCCGCTCCGCCTGCAACGTAGCTTTGAAAGCACCAAGATCATTACAGAATGGCTTGCCTCTCATCCGGCTATACAGGATGTGATCTGGCCTTTTAGTCCCAAATTCAATCAGGCCGATTTAGTTAGCCAACAAATGCAGGGCTGCGGAGGTTTATTTAGCCTCATATTAAAGCACAGTTCATTTAGTAAAATTGAAAGGTTTTGCAACAGCCTGCAACATATTTTACTTGCAGTGTCGTGGGGAGGCCATGAAAGTCTTGTTGTGCCGGCCATTGCCTCTTTTAGTGAGGATGAATATTCGGCGGATAACGATCACCATCAATTAATCCGGATGTATATTGGTTTAGAAGACCCTCAATATTTGATAGCGGATATTAAACAGGCATTAGAAAAGTAA